Part of the Thiohalophilus sp. genome is shown below.
TCGGCGAACAGCGATTCCACTTCGACAAGGGTGAGTCGATTCACACCGAAAGCTCCTACAAATATACCGTCGAAGAGTTTGTCGAGCTGGCGGGGCGCGCCGGCTTCACCAGCCGCCAGGTCTGGACCGATCCCGACAATTTATTCAGTCTGCACTATTTTGACGTTGGAGACTGAATAATTTTGAATTAAATGCAAATCAGTAATTCAAAATTTAAAATTCAACATTCAAAATTATATTGTCGCGTCTCTGCGGTAAATCTTTTATTTTGTCTGTTTGTTACCCTCTTCGGGCGGTTTGGCGAGGGAGCGCAGTTGCAGGTGCAGGGCGGCTTTGGCGAGCAGGTGGGCGCTGACCGGGGCGGTGATGAACAGGAACAGGGTGACCAGTATCTCGTGCAGGCTGAGTTCGTCGCCGCGGCTGAAGTATATGGACGAGGCGAACAACAGGCTGCCGACCCCCAGGGTGGTGGCCTTGGTGGGCCCGTGCAGGCGGGTGTAGAAGTCTTTCAGGCGTACCAGACCCAGTGAGCCGATGAAGGTGAACACCGCGCCAATCAGAATCAATCCTGAGATAATGTATTCGGCCATAAGGGTTACTCGATAATGTCGCCGCGCAACAGGTATTTACTCAGCGCCACCGTGCCGACAAAGCCCATCAGGGCGATCAGCAGCGCCGCTTCGAAGTAGATGTTGCTGGCAGAGTAAATACCGAACAGCACCAGCAAGGCAATGGTGTTCACATACAGGGTATCCAGCGCCAGAATCCGATCCGGGGCATCCGGCCCGAACAACAGTCGCCAGAAATTGAGTACCACGGCCAGCGTCACCAGGGTAAAGGCGATGGGGATGACGATCTCGATCATGGTTCGAATACCTCCTTCAACGGCGCTTCATAACGCTGTTTGATCTTCTTCACCAGCGCCTCGCTGTCGGTTTCATGCAGGGCGTGGACCAGCAGGTGGCTGTGATCTTCGGCAAGTTGTGCCGACACGGTGCCCGGTGTCAGGGTAATGGTGTTGGCCAGCATGCTGATGGCCAGTTCATTGCGCAGATCCAGCGGCAGCTCGATAAAGACGGGGCGCAGTTTCTTCGGCCGGCCGAGAATCAGCGCCGCCACGATCAGGTTGGCCACGATGATATCGAACAGGACGATGACAAGGAATCTGAGCAGCACCAGCGGCCGGGCAATGCGCACCTTCTCCGGCCAGAAGTGGCGGGTAAACAGCGGGATCGCCCAGCCGAACAGCAATCCCAGCAGCAGCTGGCCGGGGGCAAAGCTGTTGACCAGCAACAGCCAGATCACTGTCAGCGCCAGGGTCAGCACGGGATGGGGTAGCAGATGTTGTCTCATGAGCCGCTTCCTCCCAGTACCGCGCGAATATAGATGTCCGGCTGCAGCAGTTGTTCGGC
Proteins encoded:
- a CDS encoding Na+/H+ antiporter subunit G, producing MAEYIISGLILIGAVFTFIGSLGLVRLKDFYTRLHGPTKATTLGVGSLLFASSIYFSRGDELSLHEILVTLFLFITAPVSAHLLAKAALHLQLRSLAKPPEEGNKQTK
- a CDS encoding K+/H+ antiporter subunit F codes for the protein MIEIVIPIAFTLVTLAVVLNFWRLLFGPDAPDRILALDTLYVNTIALLVLFGIYSASNIYFEAALLIALMGFVGTVALSKYLLRGDIIE
- a CDS encoding Na+/H+ antiporter subunit E is translated as MRQHLLPHPVLTLALTVIWLLLVNSFAPGQLLLGLLFGWAIPLFTRHFWPEKVRIARPLVLLRFLVIVLFDIIVANLIVAALILGRPKKLRPVFIELPLDLRNELAISMLANTITLTPGTVSAQLAEDHSHLLVHALHETDSEALVKKIKQRYEAPLKEVFEP